In Streptomyces sp. TLI_146, the genomic stretch AATTCGTTGAGGCACATCACGAGGACGAGCGAACCGCCCGCGGCGAGCGCGGGCAGCGCCTCGGGCAGCACGACCCGCCGCACGATCCGCCCGGGCCGGGCGCCCAGCGAGGAGGCGACCTCCAGCTGTGCCGTGTCGAGCTGCGAGAACGCGGCGAGCAGCGGGCGCATCACGAAGGGCGTGAAGTACGTGATCTCCGCGAGGAGTACGCCCCAGGGCGTGGTGAGGAACTGGAACGGCCCCGAGTGCGCGCCCGTGACGTCCGTCCACAGCCCGTTGGCCATGCCGACGGTTCCGTAGAGGAAGAGCAGCGCGAGCGTGATCAGGAAGGACGGGAAGGAGAGGAACACGTCGATGAACCGGGCGACGGCCTTCCCGCCGGGAAACGGTACGAACGCGATGACCAGCGCGAGCACGAACCCCAGCACCAGACACCCGGCGGTCGCCCCCACGGCCAGCCACACCGTGGTCCAGAGCGCGTCCCGGAAGGCGGCGGAGGCGAACACGTCCTGGTAGGGCGCGAGGGAGACCCCGTCGCTCCCGTCGGGGGTGAGCGACTGCTTGACGACGAGGAAGAGGGGATAGAGGAAGACGAGGGCGAGGGCGAGGACGGGAGGCAGGGCCCAGAGGGCGGTGGGCAGGCGCCCGGTCAACGAGCTTGCGCGGCCGCCCCGTTCCGCAGGCAGGCGCTCA encodes the following:
- a CDS encoding 2-aminoethylphosphonate ABC transporter permease subunit yields the protein MASPTGPKVSGHPGPGAVATRPTQPSGGERLPAERGGRASSLTGRLPTALWALPPVLALALVFLYPLFLVVKQSLTPDGSDGVSLAPYQDVFASAAFRDALWTTVWLAVGATAGCLVLGFVLALVIAFVPFPGGKAVARFIDVFLSFPSFLITLALLFLYGTVGMANGLWTDVTGAHSGPFQFLTTPWGVLLAEITYFTPFVMRPLLAAFSQLDTAQLEVASSLGARPGRIVRRVVLPEALPALAAGGSLVLVMCLNEFGIVLFTGAKGVTTLPMLVYSKAILESDYPAACVVAVVNIAISVGLYGLYRVVSRRVGA